The region CGGACGACCTCCGCGTCGCGCATCTGCAGCCACAGTTCGTCGCCCGCGCTGGGCACGGCTCCGTGTCCGGCGAAGTAGAGCAGGAGCAGCCCCTCGGCGGAGTCGGCGGCCGCGCGCAGGGAGTGGCGGAAGTCGGCCAGCCGCGGCGAGCGCGCGACGGTGATCTCCAGCGGCCGCAGGACTCCGCCCCGCTCCAGGGCCCGTACGAGCACGGCGAGGTTGTGGGCGACGGCGGGCAGTTGGCCCGGGACGCCGTCGCGGTGCTTCGGCCGCGTGAACTCGTACTCGGACACACCGACCAGCAGCGCCCGGTTCACCTTTCCCCGCGGGTCGAAGCGGTCCACCCGGCTACCTCTCGTCGGGGCCCAGGGGATCGACACGGGCCTCCGGCGGATCGCCGTTCTCCACGGAGCCGCGGTTGTCGCTCCAGGCCCGCACCGCGCTCTTGACCTGTGCGAGCAGCTCTTTGAAGAGCGTCTCCGCGCCCGCCCCGATCAGCACCAGCACGATGTCCATGCCGACACCCATGGGCGTGCCCTGCTCATCGGTCCCGGCGCGCTCCTCGATCCTGAGATCGCCCCGCTTGACCAGCTGCTCCAGCGGCCTCTCCCGCTCCAGCCACTTCTTCAGGGCGCCGACATCGCTGTCGCTCGCCGTCCCGTCCAGACGCACGCGGATGGCCCGGGCTGCCACACCCTCCCCCTCAGCAGTCATGACTCACCATCATGGCACCGGAGTTGACGCCGGGGGAGGCTCTCGACAGGGGCGGAACGGCACGCCCACGCGTTTCCGTGACCCCTGCGCCTCCTGTTGTCAGTGGCATGACTTAACCTTTGCCCACTCGCCACACATGGCTCACAGGTCGTACATGACTCGCAGGTCATACACGGCTCGCGGGTCGTACAAGGCCGGGACATCACTCGACCCGTGTCCGTGGCGCCCACTCTTCGTACCGGGGGGTTCGAATCAGCGTGCGTATGCGCACTCTTCCCATCGCCACGGCGTTCGCGGTCGCCTTCAGCTCCGCCGCCCTGGCCATCGGCACGGCCACGACGGCGAGTGCCGATTCCAGCAGCATCCTGCCGGTCATGGCGACCGGCGACCTGGTGGTGGACGGCGTCCACCAGCACGTCTTCGTCAGCGACCCGCGCAACGGCAAGGTCGTGGTGACGGACTACAGCGGGCGGGTCGTCAAGCAGGTGACGTCCCTGGCGGGCGTCACCGGTCTGCAGCTGTCGGCCGACTCGGGCACGCTCTACGCCGCCGCGCGCGACGACGACGCGATCGTCGCCATCGACACGGCGACGCTGACGGAGTCCGTGCGGTACCCGACGGGTGCCGGCACCGAGCCGGAGTACCTCGCCGCCGCGGGCAACAAGATCTGGTTCGGCTACGGCACCTCCTACGCGGGCAACATCGGCTCCCTCGACCTGACCGGCACCGACCCCGTGGTCGCCCTGGGCCAGGACGACGCCTCCCACTGGCGGGACGCCCCGCGGCTCGCCGCGACACCGGGCGCGCCGAACGCGCTGGCCGCCGGGGACCCGGTCACCTCCTCGTCGCTGCTCGCGGTGTACGACGTGGCGGGCGGTACGGCGGCCCGCACGGCGTTCATCGACCACAACCAGGGTCAGACCGAGGACCTCGCGTTCACCCCGGACGGCAGCAAGGTCATCACGGCCAACAGCGGCGACCGCAACCTGGTCTGGGCGGCCTCGGACCTCTCGGCGGCAGGCTCTCTGCCCACCACCCACTACGCCAACGCCGACGCGGTGGCCGACGACGGCACCGTGGCCGCGGGCTCCGACTCCTCCTACGATCCGGACGTCCACGTCTTCACGCCGGGCGCCACCAGCCCCGTACGGCAGTACGATTTCCCGAACACCGGCCACAGCAGCGGCTCGGATCTGCTGGCCACCGGCGCGCTGGCCTGGGAGCCCGGCACCAGCAGCCGGCTGTTCGCGGTGACGTACAACTCCGAGGGCGTGTTCTCGCTCCGCGTCATGAACGCCCCCACCCAGTCGAAGCCGGCGCTGACGGTCAGCGCCCCGGCGAGCGCGACCCGCGCCAAGTCCCTCACCGTCTCGGGCACGCTCACCGCGACCCTGGCGCTGCCCGCCGGGACTCCGCTCACCGTCACCCGCACCGACATGGAGTCGCCGAACGGCAAGTCGCTGGGCACCAAGACCCTGGGCACCGGCGGCAAGTTCTCCTTCAAGGACACCCCGCCGGCCGGCGGCAAGGTGAAGTACACGGTGAAGTACGCGGGTGACGCCACGCACACCCCGGCGTCCGCCTCGGACACGGTGGAGGTCTCGCGCGCCACCCCGACGCTGACCCTGAACAACAATCGCAAGGTGTACGCGTACGGCACCGACGTGAAGTTCACGGCGCACCTGGGTTCGACGTACAAGAACCGCACGGTCGAGATCTGGGCCGACCCGTTCGGCTCCGACAAGCCCAACAAGCTGGTGAAGTCCGGCAAGGTGAACTCCTCGGGCAACCTCACCGTGACGCTCGACCTCACGCGCGACGCGAAGGTCACCGCGAAGTTCGCGGGCGACTCGCGCTACAAGTCGAAGTCCGTGAGCAGCACCGTCGGCGCCAAGGTGAAGGTGTCCACGGCCATCAGCGGCCAGTACAAGAAGAAGTCGGTGTACGGCCACACGTACTACTACTTCCACAAGTCCAAGGACCCGCTGTTCACCACGACGATGACGGCGTACCCGCACCGTCAGCAGCGGCTGGAGATGGAGCTCTACTACCAGGGCACCTGGTACGACGCGGGCACCCAGTACTTCAAGCTGAGCTCCACGGGCGTGTCCAGGGTGCAGCTCGGCGGCACCCACGAGACGGGCTACCGGATGCGCGTGCGCTCCTCGTACTACAACGGCACGTCGGGCGACAACGTGAACTCGACGACGCACGGCGACTGGAAGTACTTCATCTTCACCGGCTGATACATCGGCCGATTCATCGGCTGATACATCGGCTGATACATCGGCTGATGAATCAGCCGGTTCAACCGGCGCCGTGACCCGGAAGCCCGCCTTCCCCCGGGAAGGCGGGCTTCCGCATGTCTCGGACAGTTGTTCCCGACCTGGCCTCACTACCTGCCGGTACGTGTCACCATACGAGCCGCTCTGTTTGAAATTGACATTTCAATCGACGTCTTCAACAAAATGTGCCAGTAAAGGAACAGGACATGACCACCCCTGTCCCCTTCGACTCCCCCGCCCGGCTCCTCGTCGTCGACGACGAGGAGCATCTGCGCGCCATGCTCACCATGGCCATGGAGTTCCTGGGATTCGAGGTGACCGGCGCGGCCACCGGACGCGAGGCGCTCCAGGCCGTCGCTCGCGGCCGCCCCGACCTCGTGCTGCTCGACATCAACCTGCCCGACCTCGACGGCTTCGACATCTGCCGGACCATGCGGACGCGGGGGCACACCATGCCGGTGCTGTTCCTCACCGCGCGCAGTGACGTCGACGACCGGGTGCGCGGACTGGACCTGGGCGGCGACGACTTCGTCACCAAGCCCTTCGAACTCAAGGAGATCGCGGCCCGCGTACGCGCCCTGCTGCGGCGCACCGCCGAGCACCCCGCCGAGCGGCACACCCTGCAGGCCGGTGCCGTACGCCTGGACGTCCACACCCACGAGGTGTGGGCCGCGGGCGAACCCGTCGGCCTCACCACCACCGAGTTCGCCCTGCTGCGGTATCTGATGGAGAACCCGGGCCGGGTACTGTCCCGCGCCCAGATCCAGGAGCGGGTCTGGAACCACCGCGCCGACGGCTCCGGCATCGTCGACACCTACGTCTACTACCTGCGCCGCAAGCTCGGCGACGCCGGAGTGCCGCTCATCCGGACGGTGCGCGGGGCGGGTTATCTGCTGTGCTCGGACTGAGGACCGGGACTCCGCGCGACCCGCACCGCGCGCCCCCGCGACCACCGGTCGCCGCCGGTTCGCGGGCCGTCGCCCTGTGGCTCGCCGCCACGCTGGTGACCCTGGGCACGGTCGCCGCGCTGTCCGCGCAGGCACTCGGCCACCACCTCGTGCTGCGCACCGACGAGGAGATCGAGAAGTACCGCGGCGTCCAGCTGAGCGAGGCGGCCGGCGTGACGGGCCCGAACGGCCGCTCCGCCCTGGACCGGTCGTGCCTGATCCTCGTCCTGGACAGGACCGGCCGGGTGACCGAGCGGTACGCGGGCGCGCCGGGCCTGCCGTCCTTCCCCGCCCTCACCCCGGCCCGGCTGGCCGCCCTCGCAGCGCGGGGGCGCCCGGTGGGCATCGGGGGCACCTACCGGGCGCTCGTGGTGCGCCCCCGGGGCCCGGCCCCGGACCGTGACCGCGCCTATGTCGTCATCGCCCGCTCGATGGCCGACGCCCACCAGGCCGTCTCCCGGCTGCTGCGGGCCGAGGCCGCCGCCTCGCTGGTGCTGCTCGCCGCGGTCGCGTTCGGTGCCCGGTGGCTGGGCGGCCGCGCGGCCGCGCGGCCCGGCAACGGCTCGACTCGGAACGGCGGTTGCGGGAGTTCCTCGCCGCCGCCGGACACGAACTGCGCAATCCGCTGACCACCATCTCGGGGTACGCCCAGCTCGCCCGCATCGGCCATCCGTCCTCCGAGCGGATGCGAGAGGAGGCGTTCGGACGTATGTCGACCGAGGTGGAGCGGATGACCTCGCTCATCGACGAACTGGTGCTGCTGTCCGAACTGGACCTCGGCCAGTCCCTGCGGGTGCGGTGCGTGGACCTGGCGGAGCTGTGCCGTGACGCCGTCACCGCCGCCCGCGACTGCCATCCCGAACATCCCGTACGGCTGCTGGTGGCGCCCGGCGAGCACACCGTCGCCGGGGATCCGCTCCGGCTCCACCAGGTGGTCGCCAACCTGCTGGCCAACGCGCGCACCCACACCCCGCCCGGCACCACGACCACGCTGGGGCTCGGCACGGAGGACGACCACCGGGTCATCGAGGTGACGGACGACGGGCCGGGGGTGCCGGACGCGTTGCGGGCCAGGATCTTCGACCGCTTCGTACGGGGCGAGGGCGCGGGCGGTGGCGGGAGTACGGGCAGCGGGCTCGGGCTCAGCATCGTCGCGGCGATCGCGGC is a window of Streptomyces mirabilis DNA encoding:
- a CDS encoding sensor histidine kinase, with the translated sequence MREFLAAAGHELRNPLTTISGYAQLARIGHPSSERMREEAFGRMSTEVERMTSLIDELVLLSELDLGQSLRVRCVDLAELCRDAVTAARDCHPEHPVRLLVAPGEHTVAGDPLRLHQVVANLLANARTHTPPGTTTTLGLGTEDDHRVIEVTDDGPGVPDALRARIFDRFVRGEGAGGGGSTGSGLGLSIVAAIAAAHGGTVTLEPSDRGAWFRVRLPAGP
- a CDS encoding response regulator transcription factor, giving the protein MTTPVPFDSPARLLVVDDEEHLRAMLTMAMEFLGFEVTGAATGREALQAVARGRPDLVLLDINLPDLDGFDICRTMRTRGHTMPVLFLTARSDVDDRVRGLDLGGDDFVTKPFELKEIAARVRALLRRTAEHPAERHTLQAGAVRLDVHTHEVWAAGEPVGLTTTEFALLRYLMENPGRVLSRAQIQERVWNHRADGSGIVDTYVYYLRRKLGDAGVPLIRTVRGAGYLLCSD
- a CDS encoding Ig-like domain repeat protein, which translates into the protein MRTLPIATAFAVAFSSAALAIGTATTASADSSSILPVMATGDLVVDGVHQHVFVSDPRNGKVVVTDYSGRVVKQVTSLAGVTGLQLSADSGTLYAAARDDDAIVAIDTATLTESVRYPTGAGTEPEYLAAAGNKIWFGYGTSYAGNIGSLDLTGTDPVVALGQDDASHWRDAPRLAATPGAPNALAAGDPVTSSSLLAVYDVAGGTAARTAFIDHNQGQTEDLAFTPDGSKVITANSGDRNLVWAASDLSAAGSLPTTHYANADAVADDGTVAAGSDSSYDPDVHVFTPGATSPVRQYDFPNTGHSSGSDLLATGALAWEPGTSSRLFAVTYNSEGVFSLRVMNAPTQSKPALTVSAPASATRAKSLTVSGTLTATLALPAGTPLTVTRTDMESPNGKSLGTKTLGTGGKFSFKDTPPAGGKVKYTVKYAGDATHTPASASDTVEVSRATPTLTLNNNRKVYAYGTDVKFTAHLGSTYKNRTVEIWADPFGSDKPNKLVKSGKVNSSGNLTVTLDLTRDAKVTAKFAGDSRYKSKSVSSTVGAKVKVSTAISGQYKKKSVYGHTYYYFHKSKDPLFTTTMTAYPHRQQRLEMELYYQGTWYDAGTQYFKLSSTGVSRVQLGGTHETGYRMRVRSSYYNGTSGDNVNSTTHGDWKYFIFTG